Sequence from the Parus major isolate Abel unplaced genomic scaffold, Parus_major1.1 Scaffold599, whole genome shotgun sequence genome:
caatttggggagggggattTGAGGGATCCcaatttggggagggggattTGAGGGGATCCCCCCAAAATGGGAGAGAAACCCTCAACTCTTAATTAGGGGAGGGGTCTTCACTCCCCCACTGCAGGCGCActgattttggggaggggtctccCCTAACTGGGGGTCTCCCCTCCCCTAATTTGGGGGATCTCCCCCTAACTGGGGAGGGTCTCCCCTTCCAGACCCCCTCCCCAAATTGGGGGGGTCTCCTCTCCCATAGTTTGAGGTTCCCCCTCCCCTAATTTGGGGACTCTTCCCTCCAAGCCCCCCCCCCAAATTGGGGGTGGTCTCCCCTCCAAGTCCCCCACCCAAATTGAGGGGGGTCTCCCCTGTAACCACTCCCCAAATTGAGGGGGGTCTCCCCTTTAAGACCCCCGAATTGAGGGGGGGTCTCCTCTTTAAGCCCCCCCAAATTGAGAGGGGGGGGGGTCTCCCCTCTAACTCCCCCCAAATTCGGGGGTCTCCCCTGCAAACCCCCCGGAATTGGGGGTggtctcccctcagcccccCCCAACCCGGGGTCCCCTCCCGGGGGTctccccccgcagccccccgtGAATGGGCGGCGAAACCATTGAGAACGGACGGatgggggggggtgggggatCGGTGTcttttcccccccctccccccacgGGGGCCCCCcgtggggggaggggggggaaaagACACCGatcccccacccccccccatCCGTCCGTTCTCAATGGTTTCGCCGCCCATTCacggggggctgcggggggagACCCCCGGGAGGGGACCCCGGGTTGGGgggggctgaggggagaccACCCCCAATTCCGGGGGGTTTGCAGGGGAGACCCCCGAATTTGGGGGGAGTTAGAGGGGAGACCCCCCCCCCTCTCAATTTGGGGGGGCTTAAAGAGGAGACCCCCCCTCAATTCGGGGGTCTTAAAGGGGAGACCCCCCTCAATTTGGGGAGTGGTTACAGGGGAGACCCCCCTCAATTTGGGTGGGGGACTTGGAGGGGAGACCACCCCCAATTTGGGGGGGGGGCTTGGAGGGAAGAGTCCCCAAATTAGGGGAGGGGGAACCTCAAACTATGGGAGAGGAGACCCCCCCAATTTGGGGAGGGGGTCTGGAAGGGGAGACCCTCCCCAGTTAGGGGGAGATCCCCCAAATTAGGGGAGGGGAGACCCCCAGTTAGGggagacccctccccaaaatcagTGCGCCTGCAGTGGGGGAGTGAAGACCCCTCCCCTAATTAAGAGTTGAGGGTTTCTCTCCCATTTTGGGGGGATCCCCTCAaatccccctccccaaattgGGATCCCTCAaatccccctccccaaattgAGATCCCTCCCTCAaatccccctccccaaattgGGATCCATCCCTCAaatccccctccccaaattgGGATCCCTCCCTCGAATTCCCCTCCCCAAATTGGGATCCCTCAaatccccctccccaaattgGGATCCATCCCTCAaatccccctccccaaattccatcggggggggggggaaattCCCCCTTTTTTGGCTTCCCAATCCCCCCAATTTTCCCCCCAAAACtcctttgggatttttcccatttttttttccaatttttgggggaaaatttgggattttccGGCACCTCCCAGACCCCCAGAGACCCCCCCCaaattccccctttttttcccgGAGTTCTCGGCGTCCTCGGACCAAAAAAGCTCCTTTTTattccccaaaaaaattcccGGCGGGAGACGGAGCCTCGCACAAAGATCCTTTATCCCgggaattttttgggggggtttccATGGAAAACGGGGGAGGGGGGGGGTTCCCATTCCTTGGGaattttgggctttttttgggaatttttcttttaatttttggggggttttttttgggacaGGATTTGGCTTTTCCCACCTGGAATCGACGCTTCCATCCCgaattttttgggatttctCTTCCCAATGGGAATGGGGGGGACACAAAAAGTTGGGAAAAGCTCCGGATTTTAAGGGGGAAAACCTGGATTTAAgttgtttttcctggttttgtaaatcctcttttccaggtttttttatCCCGGATCCTCAGGGAATTCCCGTTTTCCTCCGAAATTCCCAAACTTTGAGGCTCCTGTGGATCCAAGCGGCCCAAAATTCCCGATTTTGGGACTTTCCCGGTTTCTGGGAGCTCCAAACCGGgattttcccaggattttctggcttttccctctttttctgtgCCGATCCTTCCCAGTTCTCGACGGGGAATTGGGAAAATTGGGGATTTCCGccgggattttgggattttcctggaTTTAGGGAAGTTTTCCCCCTTTTGAGCAGCGGGAAAATCCCAAAGAATTCCGTGTGATCCCGCTGGGAAGGAGGAGCCGCTTTCGGGTGGGAATGAGGGAAAATCCACGGAAAATCCGACGCTTTTGGGGCCATTCCCGATCCCAAAAATCCGGAAAAGGgctggaattccaggaaaacggagaacaggggaaaaaaaaggagattcctgtgggattttgggagaaaaacctggaaaatcCTTGGGATTCCCCAAGCTTGGAGCGAGCTGGAAAAGCGGGAATTCTCCAGAGGGTTGGGTGTGAAatccctcccatcccaaattccccGGAATTCCCGGAAATCCCAAATttccccatcccaaatcctccCGGAGCCGTTCCCGTCCCCCATCCCCAAATCTATCCCCAAATTTATCCCCAAATTCCCGGGTGCTTTGAAATCCTTTCGGGGCAATTCCCGAGCACTGGGATGGGAATTCCCGATCCTTATCCAtgatttttccagggaaaaacatCCAGGATGGGTTTTTTGGGATGGAGAAGCatcccagaaatcccagaacaccccaaaatctgggaaaaCGATCCCAGAAAATCCCAAAACTTGGGAAAACGATCCCAGAAAATCCCAAAATTTGGGAATGGTGGCTTTGGGACATCCCAAAATCTGGGGAAAGGATCCCAGGACATCCCAAAACTTGGAAAAAGGATCCcagaaaatgccaaaatttGGGAATGGCGGCTTTGGGACATCCCAAAAGTTGGGAAAAGGATCCCAGAAAATGCCAGAAGTTGGGAAAAGGATCCCAGAAAATGCCAAAACTTGAGAAAAGGATCCCAGAACACCCCAAAACTTGGTAAAACGATCCCAGAAAATCCCAAAATCTGGGAATGGTGGATTTGGGACATCCCAGAACTCGGGAAAAGGATCCCAGGACATCCCAAAAGTTGGGAAAACGATCCCAGAAAATCCCAAAAGTTGGGAATGGCGGATTTGGGACATCCCAGAACTCGGGAAAAGCATCCCAGGACATCCCAAACCTCGGGAACGGCGGCTCTGGGACGCCCCAAAACTCGGGATCAGCATTCCCAGAACCCCCCAAACCTCGGGATCAGCAGCTCCgccattcccaaatccctcgGAATTCCCGATTTCCCTGCGGAATTCCCGGAGCCGGAAGAGAATTCCATGAAAAGCCGGCAGAGCTTTGGCACCGAGGTCGTTCCCCTCCGGCAAATCCCAACCCGGAGCCGCTCCCGGAATTTCGGGATTGGGGGGGGGAgaatttttgggattttccaagatttttggggggattttccaggaattttttttgggattttccaggggtttttttgggattttttttgccgTTTCCCGCCggatttttccaaggaaaaggaggaaaattccctcctcctttccccccccCCCGTGGATTCCATGGGAATTAACGGAGCGGGTCCCTCCTTCCTGGACTTTGGAGTCAATCAGTAACTCCTGACtcagggaattccagggaaaaccGGCGGGAATGGCCCCAAATCGGGAATTTTCGGGTGCGTGAAGCCGGAATTTCCAGCTCCGGGTGAGGATTCATCCCCGGGGATTTTGGGAATTGCCGTCGGGGCGGATTTTGGGGGAGTTTTGGGGCGTTGGGTGGGgggggcagggctggaattcccCCTCTGGAATTCCGAGGGAGATCCCAGCGGGATTTTCCAGGCAGGAAATCGGATTTTTTGGGAATGTCTGGGATTCCCGGGGAATCCCAAAATCCGCTCGGATgggagaggaaaatgggaattgtCGGCTTCCCAAAGGGGTCAAAAATCCCGGATTTCCCCAAATTCCATCCCCAAACCCCGAATTTTGTGGGAATTTCCGGCCTGGTCTCCGCCTTCGGCTGTTCCCGATCCGGGACCGGGAATCGGCGGCTCCAGAGAGAGAATTTTGGGcagaaaattgggaaaatccGGGAtccaggtggaaaaaaaagatgaactCGATCCCTGGGAAGATCCCAACGACCCAATTCCAGGGATTTTCCTGGATCCCTTCCAGGGGTTTTTTATTCCTGGGATCAACGGGACAATTCACACCTGGAGAGGGAATTCCTTGATTTTGGTGGGCTCAAAGATTATCCAGGGTTCTTTGAAGACCCAGTAGATCCCCAAAGGGATaaatccaggttttttttgggatgtGGCCGTGGAATAGGCAGGAATTTTCAAATCAGCCCCTGAAACACCCAAATTCCCGAgtttttatcccaaattttgGGGAAAGGGGGAATTCCTTGCGGATCTGGAAGTCACCAGGGTTGGtttaagagcaggaaaagcattCCCGGGGGGAGGATCCCGACAGGAATCTTTACTTGGATCCACCTCCAAAATAACGGGATTTCAGGAGAACGTGGAGCTCACAGACACGGCTCCCGTTGGAAGAATTCCATGCCGGGGTCGTTATCCGGCGTCGTTTTCCGCGGAATTTTCCGGCAAAACCCGTCGGATTCCGCGGGATTGGCGTGGAAGGAGCTTGAGAAGCCCTCGGAGaactccagggatggagaagccGTTCCAGgagttccagggatggggattttCCCCTCGGGAAGAACTTCCTGGCGGTGCCTCCAAGGTTTTCCCGGAGTTCTCGGCCGATCCCGTCGGATCCCAGGGGAGGAGCCGGGAAAAGGAGCCGGGGTCGGGCTTGGGCTTCTGGAGAAGGTGGAAAATGGGAACGCCCGTGGTgggtggaggagctgggaacatCACGGTGGAGAAGTTGGGTCCATTACGGTGGAGAAGTTGGGTTGTTCATGGTGGAGAATTTGGGNNNNNNNNNNNNNNNNNNNNNNNNNNNNNNNNNNNNNNNNNNNNNNNNNNNNNNNNNNNNNNNNNNNNNNNNNNNNNNNNNNNNNNNNNNNNNNNNNNNNNNNNNNNNNNNNNNNNNNNNNNNNNNNNNNNNNNNNNNNNNNNNNNNNNNNNNNNNNNNNNNNNNNNNNNNNNNNNNNNNNNNNNNNNNNNNNNNNNNNNNNNNNNGTTGGGTTCTTCATGGTGGAGAAGTTCTGTCCATCGTGGTGGAGAAGTTCTGTCCATCATGGTGGAGAATTTGGGAACATCACGGTGGAGAAGTTGGGTTCTTCATGGTGGAGAAGTTCTGTCCATCATGGTGGAGAAGTTCTGTCCATCATGGTGGGTCTTTGGTTGGGTAGAGGAGTTGAGTCCATCGTGGTGGGTCTTTGGTCATGTCCACTACTGTGGCTGTCCAGTTGGGTGGACATGTGTCCATCACGGTGGAGGTTGTGTCCATCGTGGTGGACAACTCGGGTCCATCATGATGGAGAACTCCTGTCCATCATGGTGTGGAGGTTGTGTCCATCATGGTGGAGAAGCTGGGTTGGGTGGAGAACTTGTGTCCATCATGGAGGACAACTCCTGTCCATCNNNNNNNNNNNNNNNNNNNNNNNNNNNNNNNNNNNNNNNNNNNNNNNNNNNNNNNNNNNNNNNNNNNNNNNNNNNNNNNNNNNNNNNNNNNNNNNNNNNNNNNNNNNNNNNNNNNNNNNNNNNNNNNNNNNNNNNNNNNNNNNNNNNNNNNNNNNNNNNNNNNNNNNNNNNNNNNNNNNNNNNNNNNNNNNNNNNNNNNNNNNNNNNNNNNNNNNNNNNNNNNNNNNNNNNNNNNNNNNNNNNNNNNNNNNNNNNNNNNNNNNNNNNNNNNNNNNNNNNNNNNNNNNNNNNNNNNNNNNNNNNNNNNNNNNNNNNNNNNNNNNNNNNNNNNNNNNNNNNNNNNNNNNNNNNNNNNNNNNNNNNNNNNNNNNNNNNNNNNNNNNNNNNNNNNNNNNNNNNNNNNNNNNNNNNNNNNNNNNNNNNNNNNNNNNNNNNNNNNNNNNNNNNNNNNNNNNNNNNNNNNNNNNNNNNNNNNNNNNNNNNNNNNNNNNNNNNNNNNNNNNNNNNNNNNNNNNNNNNNNNNNNNNNNNNNNNNNNNNNNNNNNNNNNNNNNNNNNNNNNNNNNNNNNNNNNNNNNNNNNNNNNNNNNNNNNNNNNNNNNNNNNNNNNNNNNNNNNNNNNNNNNNNNNNNNNNNNNNNNNNNNNNNNNNNNNNNNNNNNNNNNNNNNNNNNNNNNNNNNNNNNNNNNNNNNNNNNNNNNNNNNNNNNNNNNNNNNNNNNNNNNNNNNNNNNNNNNNNNNNNNNNNNNNNNNNNNNNNNNNNNNNNNNNNNNNNNNNNNNNNNNNNNNNNNNNNNNNNNNNNNNNNNNNNNNNNNNNNNNNNNNNNNNNNNNNNNNNNNNNNNNNNNNNNNNNNNNNNNNNNNNNNNNNNNNNNNNNNNNNNNNNNNNNNNNNNNNNNNNNNNNNNNNNNNNNNNNNNNNNNNNNNNNNNNNNNNNNNNNNNNNNNNNNNNNNNNNNNNNNNNNNNNNNNNNNNNNNNNNNNNNNNNNNNNNNNNNNNNNNNNNNNNNNNNNNNNNNNNNNNNNNNNNNNNNNNNNNNNNNNNNNNNNNNNNNNNNNNNNNNNNNNNNNNNNNNNNNNNNNNNNNNNNNNNNNNNNNNNNNNNNNNNNGGTGGAGAACTCCTGTCCATCATGGTGGATCTTTGATTGGGTGGAGAACTCCTGTCCATCATGGTGGACAACGGGTGTCCATCACGGCGTCTCTTTGTCCAGCCGTCCAGCCCGTGTCCCCCACGCCGCCGTGTCCCCCCCAGCACCGCCAGCACCGCGCGGTTCCCGTGCCTAACCCTGGctgtcctctcctctccccGCAGGGCGCCTCGCCGGCCACCCGACGCCGGCGCCCACCGCGGCCTGAAGCGACGCCGGCACGCGCGGCATGGCGACGCCGAGCGGCCCCGCCCCGGCGCCGCGCCTGCCCTGAGCCCCCCCATGCGCCGGCGATGATGATGGCGCGCAAACAAGATGGCCGCACGCCCACCTACAACGTCAGCGTGGTGGGGCTGTCCGGCACCGAGAAGGAGAAGGGCCAGTGCGGCGTCGGCAAATCCTGCCTGTGCAACCGCTTCGTGCGGCCCGGCGCCGACGACTTCCACTTGGAGCACACGTCCGTCCTCAGCACCAGTGACTTTGGGGGCAGGGTGGTCAACAATGACCACTTCCTCTACTGGGGCGAGGTGGCGCGGCCGCTGGAGGAGTGCGTGGAGTGCCGGATCCACGTGGTGGAGCAGACGGAGTTCATCGACGACCAGACCTTCCAGCCCCACCGCAGCACGGCGCTGCAGCCCTACATCAAGAGGGCGGCGGCCACCAAGCTGGCGTCGGCCGAGAAGCTCATGTACTTCTGCACCGACcagctgggcttggagcaggaCTTCGAGCAGAAGCAGATGCCCGACGGCAAGCTGCCGGTGGACGGCTTCCTGCTGTGCGTGGACGTCAGCCGCGGCATGAACCGCAACTTCGACGAGCAGCTCAAGTTCGTGTCCAACCTCTACAACCAGCTGGCCAAGACCAAGAAGCcggtggtggtggtgctgacCAAGTGCGACGAGGGCGTGGAGCGCTACATCCGCGACGCCCACGCCTTCGCGCTGGGCAAGAAGAACCTGCAGGTGGTGGAGACCTCGGCGCGCTCCAACGTCAACGTGGAGCTGGCGTTCGGCACGCTGGTGCAGCTGGTGGACCGCAGCCGCGGCAAGGCCAAGATCATCCCCTACTTCGAGGCgctgaagcagcagagccagcagatcGCCGCCGCCAAGGACAAGTACGAGTGGCTGGTGAGCCGCGTGGTGAAGAGCCACCACGAGGCCTGGCCCGGCGCCAGCCGCAAGATGCAGCCGGCGCCCGAGTTCCAGGACTACGTCTACCTGGAGGGCACCCACAAGGCCAAgaagctcttcctgcagcacGTGCAGCGCCTCAAGCAGGAGCACATCGAGCGGCGCCGCAGGGTCTACCTGGCGCTGCTGCCGCAGGCGCTGGACGCCCTGGTGCCGGACCTGGACGAGATCGACCGCCTGAGCCGCGCCAAggctgagaagctgctggaggccaAGCCCGACTTCCTCAAGTGGTTCGTGGTGCTGGAGGAGACGCCGTGGGACGCCACGAGCCACGTGGACGAGGTGGACAACGAGCGCATCCCCTTCGACCTGCTGGAGACGCCGGCGGGCGAGCAGCTCTACGAGGCCCACCTGGAGAAGCTGCGCGACGAGCGCAAGCGCGCCGAGATGAGGAGGGCGTTCCGCGAGAACCTGGAGAGCTCGCCCTTCGTCACGCCCGGGAAGCCCTGGGAGGAGGCCAGGAGCTTCATCATGAACGAGGACTTCTACCTGTGGCTGGAGGAGCCCGTCTACATGGAGATCTACGGCAAGCACCAGAAGCAGCTGATCGACAGGGCCAAGGAGGacttccaggagctgctgctggagtaCTCGGAGCTCTTCTACGAGCTGGAGCTGGACGCCAAGCCCAGCAAGGAGAAGATGGGCGTCATCCAGGAGGTTCTGGGCGAGGAGCAGCGCTTCAAGgccctgcagaagctgcaggcCGAGCGCGACGCCCTCATCCTCAAGCACATCCACTTCGTCTACCACCCCACCAAGGAGAcgtgtcccagctgctcctcctgcgTGGACGCCCGCGTGGAGCAGNNNNNNNNNNNNNNNNNNNNNNNNNNNNNNNNNNNNNNNNNNNNNNNNNNNNNNNNNNNNNNNNNNNNNNNNNNNNNNNNNNNNNNNNNNNNNNNNNNNNNNNNNNNNNNNNNNNNNNNNNNNNNNNNNNNNNNNNNNNNNNNNNNNNNNNNNNNNNNNNNNNNNNNNNNNNNNNNNNNNNNNNNNNNNNNNNNNNNNNNNNNNNNNNNNNNNNNNNNNNNNNNNNNNNNNNNNNNNNNNNNNNNNNNNNNNNNNNNNNNNNNNNNNNNNNNNNNNNNNNNNNNNNNNNNNNNNNNNNNNNNNNNNNNNNNNNNNNNNNNNNNNNNNNNNNNNNNNNNNNNNNNNNNNNNNNNNNNNNNNNNNNNNNNNNNNNNNNNNNNNNNNNNNNNNNNNNNNNNNNNNNNNNNNNNNNNNNNNNNNNNNNNNNNNNNNNNNNNNNNNNNNNNNNNNNNNNNNNNNNNNNNNNNNNNNNNNNNNNNNNNNNNNNNNNNNNNNNNNNNNNNNNNNNNNNNNNNNNNNNNNNNNNNNNNNNNNNNNNNNNNNNNNNNNNNNNNNNNNNNNNNNNNNNNNNNNNNNNNNNNNNNNNNNNNNNNNNNNNNNNNNNNNNNNNNNNNNNNNNNNNNNNNNNNNNNNNNNNNNNNNNNNNNNNNNNNNNNNNNNNNNNNNNNNNNNNNNNNNNNNNNNNNNNNNNNNNNNNNNNNNNNNNNNNNNNNNNNNNNNNNNNNNNNNNNNNNNNNNNNNNNNNNNNNNNNNNNNNNNNNNNNNNNNNNNNNNNNNNNNNNNNNGCGGCGCCgcggtgctgctggagctggcgGTGGGCTCGCAGCGGCGCCGCGTGGAGCTGTCGCTGCTCTCCTACCACGCGTCCTTCGGGCTGCGCAAGAACCGCCTGGTGCACGGCTACATCGTCTGCTACGCCGCCGGCCGCCGCGCCTCGCTGGCCACGCTGCGCGCCTTCCTGGCCGACGTGCAGGACATCGTGCCCGTGCAGCTGGTGGCGCTGAGCCACGGCCCGGCCGAGGCGGCCGACGCCGAGCTGAGCCGCGAGCAGCTGGCCGAGGGCGAG
This genomic interval carries:
- the ARHGAP35 gene encoding rho GTPase-activating protein 35 gives rise to the protein MMMARKQDGRTPTYNVSVVGLSGTEKEKGQCGVGKSCLCNRFVRPGADDFHLEHTSVLSTSDFGGRVVNNDHFLYWGEVARPLEECVECRIHVVEQTEFIDDQTFQPHRSTALQPYIKRAAATKLASAEKLMYFCTDQLGLEQDFEQKQMPDGKLPVDGFLLCVDVSRGMNRNFDEQLKFVSNLYNQLAKTKKPVVVVLTKCDEGVERYIRDAHAFALGKKNLQVVETSARSNVNVELAFGTLVQLVDRSRGKAKIIPYFEALKQQSQQIAAAKDKYEWLVSRVVKSHHEAWPGASRKMQPAPEFQDYVYLEGTHKAKKLFLQHVQRLKQEHIERRRRVYLALLPQALDALVPDLDEIDRLSRAKAEKLLEAKPDFLKWFVVLEETPWDATSHVDEVDNERIPFDLLETPAGEQLYEAHLEKLRDERKRAEMRRAFRENLESSPFVTPGKPWEEARSFIMNEDFYLWLEEPVYMEIYGKHQKQLIDRAKEDFQELLLEYSELFYELELDAKPSKEKMGVIQEVLGEEQRFKALQKLQAERDALILKHIHFVYHPTKETCPSCSSCVDARVDGAAVLLELAVGSQRRRVELSLLSYHASFGLRKNRLVHGYIVCYAAGRRASLATLRAFLADVQDIVPVQLVALSHGPAEAADAELSREQLAEGEEIAQDIEARFAAPACGQQRLDAFQPFFKDALDKKNMVEAAHMYDNAAEACGAGEDVFNSPRAGSPLCNSNPPDSEEDAEAPPGYSPFREEPAPPRELSKLSAELEGNDALAFVSVLGGLESKLNNKIPAVAAPKGKAELAFLEQGRRRSVSAWPAGDCFDPSDYAEPMDAVVKPRSEEENIYSVPHDSTQGKIITVRNINKAASNGSGNGSDSEMDSGSLERGRRAPAAAKPLLYRARCARLGRFAGYRPGLGVGSDDELGPGRKKDEEVGGHGGYKGGDNAGMAFEAADGEDPRRRNILRSLRRPTKPNPRNSRVFPADHGLDLAEKDFTVNAVAGAMKSFFSELPEPLVPYSMQLELVEAH